One stretch of Caloenas nicobarica isolate bCalNic1 chromosome 2, bCalNic1.hap1, whole genome shotgun sequence DNA includes these proteins:
- the SKIDA1 gene encoding SKI/DACH domain-containing protein 1, whose protein sequence is MGDLKSGFEEVDGVRLGYLIIKGKQMFALSQVFTDLLKNIPRTTVHKRMDHLKVKKHHCDLEELRKLKAINSIAFHAAKCTLISREDVEALYTSCKTERVLKTKRRKISRALSATDLRPELAPADPFSGFWKENKLWLGLDDSPRPLLPVRRKALRPGDTALLPASHLPHIFSKYTGHSYPEIARAPCKPPVNYETTPAVGSCAPLRARRPPSARPPLASAARPRLPAAGPPSLSARCRRRRHGAAATAGALGPPGGARRLLAALRPCRPRGAPRLPLPRGFGPPPAFAESGSSDSESSCCSGRAAHDSDCGSSLSSSSEGSSEEEDEEEEEDEDGSGASDSSEGSSEEEEEEEEEEEEEEEEEEEEEEEEDSTSDSDSSSVSSQVSVQSIRFRRTSFCSPPGVVHANFLYHLAAAAAPRPPASAPAEPGGLPALRGAPGGVKPELPEEWGRPGWAPAAPALRCSGGLESCFAEIRDDRVSEITFPHSEFSNNAKSTDLTINCVAKGASSPSPKTNNAFPQQRILREARKCLQATTTHRADNNTIAARFLSNDSSSAAANSEKDSKIPHCIEFATDLPSLQTDPEEDAASAGAAAAAELQCTDTGNKALPFLHSIKIKIEDSSANDEYEPDLTTHKLKCECNDTKDEFYGVTESNNQDALLTAKEDSACTEKETTSLNPLTQSQVLSCTLGTPKPEDGEYKFGARVRKNYRTLVLGKRPVLQTPPVKPNLKSARSPRPAGKIETHEGTLDDFTVNNRRKRVASNVASAVKRPFNFMANFPCPPSLIIGNDGDLLPAYSLNTTKDSQPPHKAHPVWKWQLGGSAIPLPPSHKFRKFN, encoded by the coding sequence ATGGGAGACCTGAAGTCGGGTTTTGAAGAGGTGGATGGCGTGAGGCTCGGCTACCTCATCattaaaggaaagcaaatgtttgcACTCTCCCAGGTTTTTACAGACCTGCTTAAAAACATCCCGCGAACTACGGTGCACAAGCGAATGGatcatttaaaagtaaaaaagcatCACTGCGACCTGGAGGAGTTGAGGAAACTCAAAGCCATCAACTCCATCGCTTTCCACGCCGCCAAATGCACCCTGATCTCCAGAGAGGACGTGGAAGCCCTTTACACATCTTGCAAAACCGAACGGGTCCTTAAGACGAAACGGAGGAAAATAAGCCGGGCGCTGTCAGCCACCGACCTGCGGCCGGAGCTCGCACCCGCCGACCCCTTCTCCGGCTTCTGGAAGGAGAACAAACTTTGGCTGGGTTTGGATGACTCTCCCCGGCCCCTGCTGCCCGTCAGGAGGAAAGCGTTGCGTCCGGGAGACACAGCCTTGCTACCGGCCTCTCATCTACCTCACATTTTTAGTAAATACACTGGCCACAGCTACCCAGAAATCGCTCGGGCGCCTTGCAAACCCCCCGTAAACTATGAAACGACGCCGGCGGTGGGCAGTTGCGCGCCCCTGCGCGCCCGCCGCCCTccctccgcccgccccccgcTCGCCTCCGCGGCGCGGCCGCGGCTCCCGGCCGCCGGCCCCCCGTCCCTGtccgcccgctgccgccgccgccgccacggGGCGGCCGCCACCGCCGGCGCGTTGGGCCCCCCCGGCGGCGCCCGGCGGCTCCTGGCCGCGCTGCGGCCCTgccggccccgcggcgcccCGCGGCTGCCGCTGCCCCGCGGCTTCGGGCCGCCGCCCGCCTTCGCCGAGAGCGGCAGCAGCGACTCGgagtccagctgctgctccgGCCGCGCCGCCCACGACTCGGACTGCGGCTCCAGCCTCTCCAGCTCCAGCGAGGGCAGCtcggaggaggaggacgaggaggaggaggaggacgaggacgGCAGCGGCGCCTCGGACTCCAGCGAGGGCAGctcggaggaggaggaggaggaagaggaggaggaggaggaggaggaggaggaagaggaggaggaggaggaggaggaggacagcaCCTCGGACTCCGACTCCAGCTCGGTCTCCAGCCAGGTCTCGGTGCAGAGCATCCGCTTCAGGCGCACCAGCTTCTGCAGCCCGCCCGGCGTGGTCCACGCCAATTTCTTGTACCATctggcggccgccgccgccccccggcccccggcctCGGCCCCGGCGGAGCCCGGCGGGCTGCCCGCCCTCCGCGGCGCTCCCGGCGGAGTCAAGCCGGAGCTGCCGGAGGAGTGGGGCCGCCCCGGCtgggctcccgccgccccggcgcTGCGCTGCTCCGGCGGCCTGGAGAGCTGCTTCGCGGAGATAAGAGATGATAGGGTGTCCGAGATCACATTCCCACACTCTGAATTTTCCAATAATGCCAAGAGTACTGACCTAACAATTAACTGTGTTGCAAAGGGGGCCTCTTCACCTAGCCCAAAGACAAACAATGCATTTCCACAACAAAGAATACTCAGAGAGGCAAGGAAATGCCTTCAAGCAACTACTACACACCGTGCAGATAACAATACAATAGCTGCTAGGTTCTTAAGTAATGATTCTTCGTCAGCGGCAGCAAATTCAGAGAAAGATTCCAAAATCCCTCATTGTATTGAATTTGCCACGGATTTGCCCTCTTTACAAACTGATCCAGAGGaggatgctgcttctgcaggggcagcagcagcagctgagctccAGTGCACTGATACAGGCAATAAGGCATTGCCATTCCTGCACAGcattaaaatcaaaatagaGGACAGCAGTGCGAACGACGAGTATGAGCCTGACCTTACAACACATAAGCTAAAGTGTGAGTGCAATGATACTAAGGATGAGTTTTACGGTGTGACTGAGAGTAATAACCAGGACGCTTTATTAACAGCCAAGGAAGATTCTGCATGCACTGAGAAAGAAACCACTTCCTTAAACCCGCTGACTCAGAGTCAGGTCCTCTCATGCACTTTAGGTACTCCAAAACCTGAGGATGGGGAGTATAAATTTGGAGCAAGGGTGAGAAAAAATTACAGGACACTGGTTTTGGGAAAGCGACCTGTACTGCAGACTCCTCCAGTCAAACCAAATTTGAAATCAGCTCGAAGTCCACGTCCTGCAGGTAAAATCGAGACACATGAAGGAACACTGGATGATTTTACAGTTAACAATAGACGCAAAAGGGTAGCCAGCAATGTAGCATCTGCAGTGAAAAGGCCATTTAATTTCATGGCAAATTTTCCCTGTCCACCATCACTAATTATTGGCAATGATGGGGATTTGTTGCCAGCTTATTCCTTGAACACCACTAAGGATTCCCAACCACCTCACAAGGCCCATCCTGTATGGAAATGGCAGCTGGGCGGTTCTGCAATACCTCTTCCACCTAGCCACAAATTCAGgaaatttaattaa